From the genome of Desulfuribacillus stibiiarsenatis, one region includes:
- the hisS gene encoding histidine--tRNA ligase, whose product MINAPRGTYDVLPTETSKWQYIEGKIRDWCNRYQFQEIRTPIFEYTQLFQRGVGDTTDIVQKEMYTFTIHEDSLTLRPEGTASTVRAVIKHKLYAQPQPLKLYYMGPMFRYERPQAGRNRQFTQFGLEVLGTEHPSIDAEVIVFAYQLFSDLGLKNLKLDINSVGCPKCRKDHKEKMMQSLSLIRQDLCKDCDTRFEKNPLRILDCKNETCKELTKDAPMLINHLCEDCNDHYSKVKTYLQALQIPFNENPRLVRGLDYYTQTAFEIMEDSIGAMSTICGGGRYNGLVEQLGGPATPGIGFAIGLERLLLAMEAQKVEIPTMNHTDVYAVSLGQDADVICSQWVFELRNKGLSIEKDYLSRSMKAQLKAADRLKAKHVIIVGETELETRVAIIRNMETSEQQSIPFEKVVDYILGGIQ is encoded by the coding sequence TTGATTAATGCACCACGCGGTACCTATGATGTTCTGCCAACCGAAACGAGTAAATGGCAGTATATAGAGGGGAAAATAAGAGATTGGTGTAATCGCTATCAATTTCAAGAGATACGCACACCTATTTTTGAATACACTCAGTTGTTTCAGAGGGGTGTCGGTGACACTACAGATATTGTACAAAAAGAAATGTATACATTTACAATCCATGAAGATAGTCTAACATTGCGTCCAGAAGGGACGGCATCAACAGTACGAGCAGTAATCAAGCACAAATTATATGCACAGCCGCAGCCATTAAAGCTGTACTATATGGGGCCGATGTTCCGCTATGAAAGACCACAAGCAGGTAGAAACCGTCAATTTACGCAATTTGGTCTGGAAGTCTTGGGAACAGAGCATCCTAGTATCGATGCAGAAGTCATTGTGTTTGCCTATCAACTCTTCTCAGACTTAGGACTTAAGAATCTTAAACTAGATATTAATAGTGTTGGATGTCCGAAATGTAGAAAAGATCACAAAGAAAAAATGATGCAGTCTTTATCTTTAATAAGACAAGACCTTTGTAAGGATTGTGATACAAGGTTTGAAAAAAATCCACTACGGATTTTAGACTGCAAAAACGAGACTTGTAAAGAATTAACGAAGGATGCTCCTATGTTAATTAATCACCTCTGTGAAGATTGTAACGATCACTATTCAAAAGTGAAAACGTATTTGCAAGCACTACAAATTCCATTTAATGAAAACCCGAGGCTCGTGCGTGGACTCGATTATTATACGCAAACAGCCTTTGAAATTATGGAAGATAGCATAGGGGCTATGAGTACCATATGTGGTGGCGGAAGATATAATGGCTTAGTTGAGCAATTAGGTGGTCCAGCAACACCTGGCATAGGTTTCGCCATCGGACTTGAGAGACTGTTATTGGCGATGGAAGCGCAAAAAGTTGAAATTCCAACAATGAACCATACAGATGTGTACGCTGTTTCTTTGGGACAAGATGCTGACGTGATTTGTAGTCAATGGGTTTTTGAACTTCGTAACAAGGGACTCAGTATTGAAAAAGACTATTTAAGTCGGAGTATGAAAGCTCAGTTAAAAGCAGCGGATCGATTAAAAGCAAAGCATGTAATTATCGTTGGGGAGACAGAACTAGAAACACGCGTAGCGATTATCAGAAATATGGAGACAAGTGAGCAACAAAGCATTCCATTTGAAAAAGTTGTAGATTATATTCTAGGAGGAATTCAATAA
- the aspS gene encoding aspartate--tRNA ligase, with protein MSVQLHRTHQCGKLTEQQIGETVVLNGWISKRRDLGGLIFADVRDRSGIVQIVFNEEFSKEAFAKADSLRSEFVVAVKGTVILRDPETVNMNLKTGTIEVQIIELDIINMAKNPPFFIQDQVEVDEMLRLKYRYLDLRRPEMLNNFQVRHNVTKIMRNFLDENEFMEVETPMLTKSTPEGARDYLVPSRVQPGSFFALPQSPQLFKQLLMVSGFERYFQIARCFRDEDLRADRQPEFTQVDIEMSFLPLSDFQTMMEQMMAKVMKEVKGIDIEVPFQRLSYDDAMSRYGSDKPDTRFALELVDITEIAASCSFKVFQAVAESKGLVKGINAKGCGEFSRKEIDDLTAYVARYGAKGLAWIAVTEDGIKSQIAKFFTEEELNQIVKAMNGQPGDLLLFVADKPKVVYDALGNLRLLLGKQLKLIDESKYNFLWVTDFPLVEWDADAKRYVALHHPFTMPLDADVPLLDTNPAQAKAKAYDMVLNGFEIGGGSMRIYQKDIQEKMFKLLGFTEEEAKEQFGFLLEAFEYGTPPHGGMAFGLDRLIMILTGRQSLRDCIAFPKTASATCQLTNAPSQVSNKQLKELHIKTIQFE; from the coding sequence ATGTCAGTGCAATTACATCGCACACATCAATGTGGCAAGTTAACAGAGCAACAAATCGGAGAAACTGTAGTGCTGAATGGGTGGATTAGCAAACGTAGAGATTTAGGTGGACTTATTTTTGCAGACGTAAGAGATCGTTCAGGTATCGTGCAGATTGTATTTAATGAGGAATTTTCAAAGGAAGCTTTTGCTAAAGCTGACTCTTTACGTTCTGAATTTGTTGTCGCTGTGAAAGGAACTGTTATTCTAAGAGATCCGGAAACTGTGAACATGAATTTAAAGACAGGTACTATAGAAGTGCAGATTATTGAATTAGATATTATTAATATGGCGAAGAATCCACCATTTTTCATTCAAGATCAGGTGGAAGTGGATGAAATGCTACGATTAAAATATCGTTATTTAGATTTGCGTAGACCTGAGATGTTAAATAATTTTCAGGTGAGACATAACGTTACGAAAATCATGCGTAATTTCCTGGATGAGAACGAATTCATGGAAGTTGAGACACCGATGCTAACAAAGAGCACACCGGAAGGAGCAAGGGATTACCTTGTACCAAGCCGAGTACAACCTGGTTCTTTTTTTGCTTTGCCACAATCTCCACAATTATTTAAGCAGTTATTAATGGTATCTGGTTTTGAACGTTACTTCCAAATCGCAAGATGTTTCCGTGACGAAGATTTACGTGCAGATAGACAACCGGAATTTACACAGGTGGATATTGAGATGTCATTTTTACCGTTATCAGATTTCCAAACTATGATGGAACAAATGATGGCGAAAGTAATGAAAGAAGTAAAAGGAATTGATATAGAAGTTCCTTTCCAACGGTTATCTTACGATGATGCTATGTCACGCTACGGGTCTGATAAGCCGGATACACGATTTGCTTTAGAATTAGTGGATATTACAGAAATCGCTGCTTCTTGCAGCTTTAAGGTTTTCCAAGCAGTAGCAGAGAGTAAAGGATTAGTAAAAGGTATTAATGCGAAAGGCTGTGGCGAATTTAGTCGTAAAGAAATTGATGACTTAACGGCGTACGTTGCAAGATATGGGGCAAAGGGTCTCGCTTGGATTGCTGTTACTGAAGACGGCATCAAGAGCCAAATTGCCAAATTCTTTACCGAAGAGGAATTGAATCAGATTGTCAAAGCAATGAACGGTCAGCCTGGCGACTTATTGTTATTCGTAGCTGATAAACCAAAGGTTGTTTATGATGCATTAGGAAATCTACGTCTGCTATTAGGAAAGCAATTAAAGCTTATTGATGAAAGTAAATATAATTTCTTATGGGTCACTGACTTCCCATTAGTAGAATGGGATGCCGATGCGAAGCGTTATGTAGCACTTCACCATCCGTTTACGATGCCATTGGATGCCGATGTACCATTATTGGATACCAATCCTGCACAAGCAAAGGCAAAGGCGTATGATATGGTCTTAAACGGTTTCGAAATAGGCGGAGGAAGTATGCGTATTTACCAAAAGGATATCCAAGAAAAGATGTTTAAGCTTCTTGGTTTTACTGAAGAAGAGGCAAAAGAACAATTTGGATTCTTATTAGAAGCTTTTGAGTATGGTACACCTCCACATGGCGGTATGGCGTTTGGTCTTGACCGTTTAATCATGATATTAACAGGTCGACAATCGTTACGTGATTGCATAGCATTCCCGAAAACTGCAAGCGCGACATGCCAATTGACAAATGCACCTTCGCAAGTAAGTAATAAACAGTTAAAAGAACTGCATATAAAGACAATACAGTTTGAATAA
- the mbhE gene encoding hydrogen gas-evolving membrane-bound hydrogenase subunit E: MSLQVAVLLPFVVAFILPMVARYTKGIHPGWLALPVPIVLVSYFFSKLPQISAGKPFHEIWEWVPSMGISFDLYLDGLSVLFTLLITGIGSLVVLYSIFYLHGEDKRPSFYVYILLFMGAMLGVVTSNNILLLYVFWELTSFSSFLLIGFWHHRQESRRAAMQSSLFTVTGGFIMLVGIALLYVVTGTFDIREMSAMGDMVKSHALYIPILLTFLIGAFTKSAQVPFHIWLPNAMEAPTPVSAYLHSATMVKAGIFLLAKLSLILAGTPLWFLLVAGFGITTMALGSYLAVKATDLKRILAFSTVSQLGMVVTMLGFSIEAAIIAGMFHLLNHATFKGSLFMMIGIIDHQTGTRDIRYLSGLKKLMPISFAVTLIGSLSMAGIPPFNGFLSKEMFFESSLMLKDLGFGFIDVVAPIFPILAVAASIFTLIYSFIIFHKVFFGELKTGDGESKVDHESDGHHDDHHGHHGEVKEAGIGLLLSPVILVSLVVVIGIFPGLVDMTIVAPAASAVLGTTVDVHVSHWHGFNLPIVMSLIVVGVGYFLYRNLEQLKKFQERITTPVDLDDWYDQSIVGVERLSNAIMGRQLTGLLRDYVAFIMVGILLMIGWGISQAGGINLKLEAYSIITIYEFLVASFMVIGTLTVVFTGSRKAAVIALGLTGYSMSLMFVFFRAPDLALTQLIVETVIVVLFLLVLYHLPKQRICQSGRKGPINATNAIIASASGLIVTILAISAHNTRLFEASIAQWYLENSYPLAHGSNVVNVILVDFRGFDTFGEIAVWSLAALGVVTLIKYRKNGNRKEATNHEN, translated from the coding sequence TTGTCGTTACAAGTTGCGGTTTTATTACCTTTTGTAGTAGCTTTCATATTACCTATGGTTGCTCGTTACACAAAAGGGATCCATCCTGGTTGGTTAGCGCTACCAGTTCCGATTGTGCTCGTGAGTTACTTCTTTAGTAAGCTACCACAAATCAGTGCTGGAAAGCCGTTCCATGAGATATGGGAGTGGGTACCATCCATGGGTATAAGTTTTGACCTATACTTAGATGGGCTTAGTGTACTATTTACCTTATTGATTACAGGTATTGGATCACTCGTTGTATTGTATTCAATTTTCTATTTACACGGAGAAGATAAACGACCAAGTTTCTATGTGTACATCCTGCTTTTTATGGGTGCTATGCTAGGAGTAGTAACTTCTAATAATATTTTGCTACTCTATGTATTTTGGGAGCTAACCAGTTTCTCCTCATTTCTACTCATTGGTTTTTGGCATCATCGACAAGAATCACGACGAGCAGCGATGCAATCAAGCTTGTTTACGGTAACGGGCGGATTTATCATGCTTGTGGGAATCGCTTTACTTTATGTAGTAACGGGTACTTTTGATATACGTGAAATGTCCGCCATGGGAGATATGGTTAAATCTCATGCATTGTACATTCCAATATTACTAACGTTTTTAATTGGTGCGTTCACGAAATCTGCCCAAGTACCTTTCCATATTTGGTTACCAAATGCTATGGAAGCGCCAACACCTGTTAGTGCATACCTCCATTCAGCGACAATGGTGAAAGCAGGAATATTCCTTCTAGCGAAATTAAGTCTTATACTCGCAGGAACGCCTCTTTGGTTCTTACTAGTAGCAGGATTTGGTATAACGACAATGGCTCTAGGCTCATATTTAGCTGTAAAAGCCACAGATTTAAAACGTATTTTGGCGTTCTCTACTGTGAGTCAGTTAGGTATGGTCGTTACGATGCTTGGTTTTAGTATTGAAGCGGCGATAATAGCTGGGATGTTCCACTTATTGAATCACGCGACTTTTAAAGGCAGCTTGTTTATGATGATTGGTATCATTGATCATCAAACGGGTACTCGTGATATTCGTTATTTGAGTGGTCTAAAGAAGCTAATGCCAATTTCTTTTGCAGTTACATTAATCGGCTCGTTATCAATGGCGGGGATACCACCATTTAATGGTTTTTTAAGTAAAGAAATGTTTTTCGAATCAAGCTTAATGCTGAAAGATTTGGGCTTTGGATTTATAGATGTTGTAGCACCTATTTTCCCTATATTAGCCGTAGCAGCTAGTATATTTACTTTGATTTACTCATTTATTATTTTCCATAAGGTTTTCTTTGGAGAACTAAAGACTGGTGATGGTGAATCTAAGGTAGATCATGAATCCGATGGACATCATGATGATCATCATGGGCATCATGGAGAAGTAAAAGAGGCGGGTATTGGCTTGCTATTATCTCCTGTAATTTTAGTGAGCTTAGTGGTGGTCATTGGTATATTTCCAGGACTTGTTGACATGACAATTGTAGCTCCAGCTGCAAGTGCAGTTTTAGGAACTACAGTGGATGTACATGTATCCCATTGGCATGGATTTAATTTACCGATTGTTATGAGTCTTATTGTTGTAGGCGTAGGTTATTTCTTATATAGAAACTTAGAGCAATTAAAGAAGTTCCAAGAGAGAATCACTACTCCAGTAGATTTAGATGATTGGTATGATCAAAGTATTGTAGGAGTTGAAAGACTTTCCAACGCAATTATGGGTCGTCAGTTAACTGGTTTATTACGCGATTATGTTGCCTTCATAATGGTTGGCATCTTGCTAATGATAGGCTGGGGCATTTCTCAAGCTGGTGGAATCAATCTTAAACTTGAAGCGTATTCAATCATCACGATTTATGAGTTTTTAGTAGCATCGTTTATGGTGATTGGTACATTAACGGTTGTATTCACTGGAAGTAGAAAAGCTGCAGTCATAGCTTTAGGACTTACTGGATACTCGATGTCACTGATGTTTGTTTTCTTCCGTGCTCCAGACTTGGCACTTACGCAATTAATTGTAGAAACAGTTATCGTCGTGTTGTTTCTGCTAGTACTCTATCATTTACCGAAACAAAGAATATGCCAAAGTGGTAGAAAAGGTCCGATCAACGCTACGAATGCTATTATAGCTAGTGCATCAGGACTGATCGTTACGATTTTAGCGATTTCTGCACATAATACACGCTTGTTTGAGGCTTCCATTGCCCAGTGGTATCTTGAGAACTCGTATCCGTTAGCACACGGATCTAACGTGGTAAACGTTATACTTGTAGATTTTAGAGGATTTGATACATTTGGCGAAATTGCTGTATGGTCTTTGGCAGCATTAGGGGTTGTAACTTTAATTAAGTATCGTAAAAACGGGAATCGTAAGGAGGCAACGAATCATGAAAACTAA
- a CDS encoding MnhB domain-containing protein, producing MKTNDLILKTVSRGLVYFIFALSIYIMLKGHNEPGGGFIGGLMTAAAFVLLFVTFGAEEFRRIVPINFQAMTIWGLAIAAVSGVIMVFKGLPFLTHTMWKVSLPILGKTYIGTTLFFDTGVYLVVIGGALILVQTIGED from the coding sequence ATGAAAACTAATGATTTGATTTTAAAAACCGTCTCCAGAGGATTAGTATATTTTATATTTGCACTTTCGATATACATTATGTTAAAAGGCCATAATGAGCCGGGTGGCGGTTTCATCGGTGGACTTATGACTGCCGCGGCTTTTGTATTATTATTCGTAACGTTTGGGGCTGAAGAGTTTCGACGAATTGTACCAATTAACTTCCAGGCGATGACGATATGGGGTCTCGCTATTGCAGCTGTGAGTGGCGTGATTATGGTATTTAAAGGCCTTCCATTTTTAACGCATACGATGTGGAAAGTGTCTCTCCCTATTTTAGGTAAGACGTATATAGGTACAACGTTATTTTTTGACACAGGTGTTTATCTTGTCGTGATCGGTGGAGCATTAATACTAGTACAAACGATAGGAGAAGATTGA
- a CDS encoding Na(+)/H(+) antiporter subunit C, with product MEIIMSIVAGVLFGCGVYLLLDRSLLRVVFGTMLASNAALVLLLTMGGLKTGSAPILLDSISVYTDPIPHALILTAIVIGFGMSSFILVLAYRTYQEAGTDDLDKLRGVEDE from the coding sequence ATGGAAATTATTATGTCGATAGTTGCTGGTGTCCTGTTCGGTTGTGGAGTATATTTGCTTTTAGATCGTAGTCTATTGCGGGTTGTATTTGGAACGATGTTAGCTAGTAATGCTGCTTTAGTGCTGTTACTTACAATGGGTGGCCTTAAGACAGGAAGTGCCCCAATATTGTTAGATTCGATATCCGTTTATACTGATCCGATTCCCCATGCTTTAATCCTGACAGCTATTGTAATTGGGTTTGGTATGAGTTCATTTATCTTAGTTCTAGCGTATCGAACATATCAGGAAGCTGGAACGGATGATCTTGATAAGCTTAGGGGAGTGGAAGATGAGTAA
- a CDS encoding Na+/H+ antiporter subunit D, whose product MSKIIFTNLALLPIIIPFFTAILLLFFQKRTDIQKVIAGISTVFGLAVSIYVFTKVMNSGIYVFTAGNWAAPFGIVLVADLLSSTLVVLAFVVMSAVMAYSFAMKDHDRESFYYYPLMFFLLVGIVGSFLTGDIFNLFVFFEIMLLSSFILVTHGGTIFQLREGFKYVVLNMLSSTLFLVSVSYLYATIGSLNMADISLRVAEVEQQGILSVIAIMFLIVFAMKAAVFPLFFWLPNAYSGPPHAIAAFFAGLMTKVGVYALFRVFTLIFNHHPEITHNLLFFLGSLSLIIGITGAVSSWDFKKILPFFVVSHIGYMVIGLGMFTTLAIAGAIFYMIHDIIIKAALFLYSGVTKHITGTTDLRKMSGVIRSYPALGWGFFVAMLAVVGVPPLSGFFPKFAILQAGMLEGRYSVAFVVVIVSVLTLYAGVKIFQNVFWGNNSLNEQQKKLNITPMVLPVLYLTAIAVIIGFNAEWFYSLSMMIAEDLMNPHIYIHAVLGGN is encoded by the coding sequence ATGAGTAAAATAATATTTACTAACTTAGCATTATTACCAATTATCATACCGTTTTTTACAGCTATTCTGTTGTTGTTCTTCCAAAAGAGAACAGATATTCAGAAAGTAATAGCAGGTATCTCTACGGTTTTTGGTTTAGCTGTATCGATCTATGTCTTTACGAAGGTTATGAATAGTGGAATCTATGTATTTACTGCTGGTAACTGGGCAGCACCATTTGGAATCGTTTTAGTTGCTGACCTGCTTTCATCAACATTGGTCGTTTTAGCATTTGTGGTTATGTCTGCAGTAATGGCGTATTCTTTTGCGATGAAAGATCATGATCGCGAAAGTTTCTACTATTACCCATTGATGTTTTTTTTACTTGTAGGTATTGTCGGATCGTTCTTAACGGGAGATATATTTAACTTGTTCGTGTTTTTCGAGATTATGCTACTCTCTTCATTTATCCTAGTGACTCATGGAGGGACAATTTTTCAATTGCGCGAAGGCTTTAAGTACGTTGTATTGAATATGCTGTCATCCACGTTATTCTTAGTTAGTGTATCTTATCTTTATGCAACGATAGGATCACTGAATATGGCGGATATCTCTTTACGTGTGGCGGAAGTTGAACAACAAGGAATTCTTTCGGTAATTGCGATTATGTTTCTTATTGTGTTTGCCATGAAAGCGGCTGTTTTCCCATTGTTCTTCTGGTTACCAAATGCCTATAGTGGGCCGCCACATGCTATTGCAGCTTTCTTTGCTGGTCTTATGACAAAGGTTGGGGTGTATGCTTTATTCCGAGTGTTTACTTTAATCTTCAACCATCACCCGGAGATCACGCATAACCTATTATTCTTCTTAGGATCACTATCTTTGATTATTGGGATTACTGGGGCTGTGTCTTCCTGGGATTTCAAAAAAATCTTACCTTTCTTCGTAGTCAGTCATATCGGGTATATGGTAATTGGCTTAGGGATGTTTACAACTCTGGCTATAGCTGGTGCTATATTCTATATGATCCATGATATTATCATTAAGGCTGCTCTCTTCCTATATAGTGGAGTTACGAAACATATTACTGGGACAACTGATTTACGAAAGATGAGCGGAGTGATTCGTTCATACCCTGCATTAGGTTGGGGATTTTTCGTTGCAATGCTCGCAGTAGTTGGAGTTCCACCATTAAGTGGATTCTTTCCTAAATTCGCTATTCTGCAAGCAGGTATGTTAGAGGGACGTTATTCAGTAGCATTTGTAGTTGTTATCGTAAGTGTTCTTACGCTATATGCGGGTGTTAAGATCTTCCAGAATGTGTTCTGGGGCAACAATAGTCTTAATGAACAACAAAAGAAATTAAATATCACTCCAATGGTTCTACCAGTATTATATTTAACAGCAATAGCTGTCATCATAGGGTTTAACGCAGAATGGTTTTATAGCTTATCGATGATGATTGCAGAGGATTTAATGAATCCACATATTTACATCCACGCTGTATTAGGAGGGAATTAA
- a CDS encoding Na+/H+ antiporter subunit E, producing MGYQILMNFIVAIVWTLLQDEVTATRFIIGWIIGMLVLIPFRRMFIKRLYLYRVWAIIDLTLIFLREVLIANFTMAKMVLSPKLEIKPGFFAYPLEIKHEVQITVLAGLICLTPGTISVDVSDDNSTLYVHAIHLPECEKTIEDIKNLFEKRILEVAKS from the coding sequence ATGGGATATCAAATACTAATGAATTTTATCGTTGCAATTGTATGGACTCTACTTCAAGATGAAGTAACAGCAACAAGATTTATCATTGGTTGGATTATTGGGATGCTCGTATTGATTCCATTCCGTAGGATGTTTATCAAGAGACTATATTTATATAGAGTATGGGCGATTATAGATTTAACATTAATTTTTCTCCGAGAAGTACTAATCGCGAATTTCACTATGGCGAAAATGGTACTGTCACCGAAGCTAGAGATTAAACCAGGGTTCTTCGCTTACCCTCTGGAAATTAAGCATGAAGTGCAAATTACTGTTTTGGCAGGATTGATATGTTTGACACCAGGTACTATTTCTGTAGATGTTTCAGACGATAATAGTACATTGTATGTACATGCCATACATTTACCTGAATGTGAGAAAACGATTGAGGATATTAAGAACTTATTTGAAAAACGCATCCTGGAGGTGGCGAAATCATGA
- a CDS encoding Na(+)/H(+) antiporter subunit F1, with translation MIDVVIIFAMIVIAISMMFCVYRLVVGPCVADRVLALDTIGINLVAMVIMFSMYQDTQVYLDVPLIIAILAFLGTISMSKFIVGGGLVDRNRN, from the coding sequence ATGATCGATGTAGTAATTATATTTGCTATGATAGTGATTGCGATCTCCATGATGTTTTGTGTGTATCGCTTGGTGGTTGGCCCATGTGTTGCAGACCGCGTATTAGCTTTAGATACAATTGGGATTAATTTAGTGGCAATGGTGATTATGTTTTCTATGTATCAGGACACTCAAGTATATCTAGATGTGCCGCTCATTATCGCGATTCTTGCATTTCTAGGTACCATATCAATGTCAAAGTTTATCGTTGGGGGTGGGCTTGTTGACAGAAATCGTAATTAG
- the mnhG gene encoding monovalent cation/H(+) antiporter subunit G, with protein MTEIVISFLILFGVFFILVGSIGVARLPDVYTRLHAPTKAATLGIIGLLLASLMYFLVFENHGESTGVFAGKHILTIIFIFVTAPVGAHMLTRAAYIAGEKKFEGTCLDELEGRYPKAAQGEACQSED; from the coding sequence TTGACAGAAATCGTAATTAGTTTCTTGATCCTGTTTGGTGTGTTTTTTATCCTTGTTGGATCGATTGGTGTAGCTCGCTTACCTGATGTATATACAAGGTTACATGCACCTACGAAGGCAGCCACTTTAGGAATTATTGGATTGCTATTAGCCTCTTTAATGTATTTCCTAGTCTTCGAGAACCATGGAGAATCTACGGGTGTGTTTGCTGGTAAGCATATATTAACAATTATTTTTATCTTTGTTACAGCGCCAGTAGGGGCACATATGCTAACTCGAGCTGCATACATTGCAGGTGAGAAGAAATTTGAAGGAACTTGTCTTGATGAGCTAGAGGGTCGTTATCCTAAAGCGGCACAAGGTGAAGCTTGTCAATCAGAGGACTAG
- a CDS encoding tRNA threonylcarbamoyladenosine dehydratase, whose translation MLHRFSRTELLIGKDGLALLQKSTVAVIGVGGVGSYAVEALARSGVGHLILVDDDDICLTNINRQIHALQSTIGKEKVEVMKERVLQINPKLKVTTLKMFYNEETADQVFSLKPDYIIDAIDTISSKLSLIKTCKANDVPIIVSMGAGNKLDPTGFILADISKTSVCPMAKVIRKELKKAGIVKGVKVVYSKEQPLKPKESEESCATGCVCPPTASRTCTVKRQIPGSISYIPSVVGLILGGTVITDLLSKE comes from the coding sequence ATGTTACACCGTTTTTCGCGTACAGAACTATTGATTGGTAAAGACGGTCTGGCACTGCTACAAAAATCTACAGTAGCTGTTATCGGTGTAGGAGGTGTTGGTTCATACGCTGTGGAAGCGCTTGCAAGATCAGGTGTTGGCCACTTAATCCTAGTTGATGACGATGATATATGTTTAACGAACATTAATAGACAGATTCATGCTCTGCAAAGTACGATTGGTAAAGAAAAAGTAGAGGTAATGAAGGAAAGAGTTCTCCAAATCAATCCGAAGCTTAAAGTTACAACATTAAAAATGTTCTATAACGAGGAAACTGCGGATCAAGTCTTCTCATTGAAGCCAGATTACATAATTGATGCGATCGATACGATTTCATCAAAACTGTCACTAATTAAAACTTGTAAGGCGAATGATGTACCGATAATAGTTTCTATGGGTGCTGGTAATAAATTAGACCCTACTGGATTTATCTTAGCGGATATATCGAAAACTTCAGTCTGCCCTATGGCAAAGGTAATTCGTAAGGAATTAAAGAAAGCAGGGATTGTAAAAGGTGTGAAGGTTGTCTATTCGAAAGAACAGCCTTTGAAACCTAAAGAAAGTGAAGAATCTTGTGCAACTGGATGTGTATGTCCGCCAACAGCTTCACGGACTTGTACGGTGAAAAGACAGATTCCTGGAAGTATCTCATATATACCTTCCGTGGTAGGATTAATCTTAGGTGGTACAGTCATAACCGATTTACTTAGCAAAGAGTAA